One Peromyscus maniculatus bairdii isolate BWxNUB_F1_BW_parent chromosome 14, HU_Pman_BW_mat_3.1, whole genome shotgun sequence genomic window carries:
- the LOC143268428 gene encoding uncharacterized protein LOC143268428 isoform X2 — MDAESPRPECYNPPDSAGGTGGSCSGPQTAEDEFLLPPQLPVAYEEGGTKQRSPPTDAKDGVKTPACREQLNRPVVPHPFKIGDSVWVRRHQSRNLEPRLTGQRLGSTRRM; from the exons atggacgccgagtcaccccgccccgagtgttacaacccccccgacagcgccggagggaccggcggctcctgcagcggcccccaaacagcggaggatgagttcctgcttcctccccaattgccggtcgcctacgaggaaggcgggacaaagcagcgaag ccctccaactgatgcaaaagacggtgtaaaaacccctgcctgccgggaacaactgaaccgcccggtggtgcctcacccattcaagattggggactctgtctgggtccgacgccatcaatctaggaacctagagccgaggttgacgggacagcggcttgggtccacacgtcgcatgtaa
- the LOC143268428 gene encoding uncharacterized protein LOC143268428 isoform X1, translated as MDAESPRPECYNPPDSAGGTGGSCSGPQTAEDEFLLPPQLPVAYEEGGTKQRSSGPAAPRPSDVQTSCLPQPRNPAAWYTDGSSFLQEGERRAGAAVTTESEIVWTSPLPPGTSAQKAELIALTQALRMAEARRTRN; from the exons atggacgccgagtcaccccgccccgagtgttacaacccccccgacagcgccggagggaccggcggctcctgcagcggcccccaaacagcggaggatgagttcctgcttcctccccaattgccggtcgcctacgaggaaggcgggacaaagcagcgaag ctctggtccagcagcccccagaccgagtgatgttcagaccagttgtctccctcaaccccgcaaccctgctgcctggtacacggatgggagcagcttcctccaagaaggagaacggagggccggagcagccgtcaccaccgaatcggagatagtttggacctcaccactgccacctggaacatcggcccaaaaggcagagctgatcgcgctgacccaggccctccggatggcggaagcccggaggaccaggaactaa